Genomic DNA from Acidimicrobiales bacterium:
CTTTCTATCGGAGGGCGCTCTAGGGCCGGCTAGGGACAGATCCTGGAAGATCTTGGAGGCATCTTGGTAGTCGTCGAAACGCCGCCCAAGGCCCCTACTCGGTAGGCCAGCGGTCCGGCCAGATGTCGATGGCGTAGACGACGATCGTCCCCTCATCGTCGAGCTGGCGAGCGATGTCCTCCAGCGCGGCACCAGCGACCCGGACCGGACGAGGGATCACTTGTCGCCGAAGACGGTCCTGTGCCGTTCCTCCAGCAGCGGCGCCATGCGGTCGAGCGACGCTTGGGCCGCTGGCGTTAGCTCATCGTCGGGCCCGTACACCCGAGCCCGACCTCGACGACCCCGCTCGATATCGGCGGCCAGATCTTCCACCAGCGCAGCCAGAGCATCGGGGTCAGCGGCGGAACTCATGGGAACCATGATGCCACGGCAACGCTCCTCTCGCGGCCGTTGGCGACGACCGACGTGCCGAGTGAGGCGGAGTAGGGCCAGCCGACCACCTACGAAGCCCGCCTTGATTTGACCAGCAAATACCTACTCGATTCGCATCCCCGAGATGGCCCGGGAGATCACGAGCTGCTGGATCTGCTCGGTGCCTTCGAAGATGTCGTAGGTCTCTCCCAGCGATTTCCGCTGTTCGCCGTTGCTGTCCGATATGGCCATTGAGCTGGGAGAACGCTGCCCGCCGCGATCCGTCGTTGACCGCCGCCGACCCCTGTTCCGAGCGAAAAGTAGGGATGAAAGTAGGGATGAGCGGGCTCAACCTCAACCCGAAGCCGTTTCGACCTGATCGATCTCGCTCCGAGCACCGTTCAAGCGACCATCCAATCCCAAGCAGCGGCACTGAAGATCCCACCGATGACCGTGACCGAGGTGCGCGACCACTCTCCCGGTCCGGACTCCCGCGGACCGTCGCAGCGCTCCGATTCGGCTGACCAGACTCCAGGCGACGCCCAACCGCGAAGCCGCCCAGCGAGCAAATCCAAGATCGGAAGAGATCGGTCGGTAATACTAGACACGTGGATTGGGACAAGGTCGTTGACATCGACCGAGCGTTGAAGAACGTCAAAAACGATCTCGTCGGCGACTGGTTTCGCGATCCCTGGGATTGGCCCGAGCTGGACTTCGTCGCCAAAAAGCGCCCCGACATCCTCTATGCGAGGTTGGGCGCCGAGGGTGTCGCACGCGCAGCGAAAATCGACGTCGCCAAAGAGAACTTCGGCATTCGGCCAGCGATAGTAATGGACCCAATCGACCGACTTGCGTACCAGGCGATTGTCGATTCTCTCAGCCTGAAACTGGGGACCGGCCTACCGGAAACCGTCTATGGTTGGAGGCTCCCACGCCGAGATCCCGAGAGAGGATCTTACTCACCCAACCGGACAGAGAACGAAATGTATCGCCGACACATTTCCACGTTCGGCGCACACGATAGCATGTCCGGCCTTAAGACCGATATTGTTTCCTTCTTTTCTAACATTCCGATCGATCGGCTGTCTGAGCGAATTGTGGAGCGAGCAGGAAGATCCAAGCCCGCCGACCGACTCATCGATATGCTCGCCTCATGGGACGGATCGCCCCGCAAAGGACTGCCTCAGAGAAGTGCGGCCTCAGCGCTGTTGGCGAATCTCTATCTCCAGCCGCTGGATGATGCCCTCCTGGAGAAAGTGAGGGTGCCCACTCGTCGTCGAGGTCGAACCCTGCGCGACATCTTTCACAGCCTCATGATGTACGAACGGATCCTCGACGGAGGTCAATCGGCCCGCTGGATGGATGATATCTGGGTCTTTCGCAGGGATGTCGGAGAGCTTCGAACAATGCAGGCACAGATCGAGGGAATACTTCGAGATCTCGGCCTAGACATCAACATTGCCAAGACCGCTGTGCTCGAGGGCGAAGATCTCAGAGCGGAAATCCTGAACTTCGCCCACAGCGCAGCAGAGACCTCCCTCCTCGGCGACCCGAAGGACTACCAGCCCCTACGCGACCTCATTGATCTGCTCATCGCTTCGCCAGAGTCATCAAATCGATCTACATTTAAGTTCACCTTCCGGAGAATGCGTGAGCACGCAGTTGACTATCGGCTCGATGACTTAGTAGAAGTTGCCCATCGCGCTCCGCATGCCGCAGATGCCTATGCAAGGCTCTTTCGGGATTCCGAGACATACAAGGATCTTCACGGGTGGTTTGTAAAGCACTGGAAGAGCTCCTGGGCAGTCTCCGATTGGTCGGTCGCCTCTCTAGCCACGATGTTCCCGGTCGCCAATATTCGCAAGCCAATGAGGGAGCTTCTGGCGTCACATATCAGTCAGCCCGGTGGAAGTCTTGCCAAGACATCCTTTGCGGCGAGCCGACTTGCCATTAAGGATCCCGAGAACTACCGGGCGGCAATAAGAGCCGCCCTCAAGAACTCCGATCATCCCCTTGAGCGACGAGTTCTAGCGCTGGCGGCTCTTTCCTGCGGTGAGGAGCGCCAGCTTGTGAAGAAGGCGCTAAAAGAGTTCTCTGCCAATCAGGTCACGCTCGAGATGCTGATGGCGACGAACTTCAGGACCCCAAAGATGATCCCCGATCTAGCCGACCGCTGACCTGAGCTCAACGATCATCCGTCTGCGTCCAACTCAATGACTACTTTGCGAGACCACTCGACAGCTTCGGCGGCAGTGGACCGTTCCGGCCAAGATCCAGAATGGATGGCCTGGTTTCTCGCGCCTGCTATGTCAATCCCCTTTCCAATAGATGGAAGGCCTGGCGGCAGAACACGTTCGGCCTCAAGTATCCGGAGCTTCTCGACAATACCGCCTGCTCGCTTGAGCACCGAAGCAACTGTCTCCGGCTGAAGTATCGACTCGAAGTGTCGCTGGATAGCCTGTTCAACGGCAACTTCCGCGGCTGACACAGCCGCCACGAGGGCCTGGCGGTCCTGCCTACGGCTCAAATAGCTCTTGGCCTCGCACCACAGGGATCGAGAAATCGTCAAGGGCTCTCCCTCAGAAACCTTCGTGAAAGCGCGATTGACTTCAACCGCAGACGCGTAGATTCCTCCTGAGCCTTGATGTTCGATCTTCCTGTGCATGGATGAGAGCATCTGCTGTGTGGAGCCAATGAAGAGCGGCACCTCGTGAACGTGGATGCGAGGCTCGACGTGGAGCGGT
This window encodes:
- a CDS encoding RNA-directed DNA polymerase: MDWDKVVDIDRALKNVKNDLVGDWFRDPWDWPELDFVAKKRPDILYARLGAEGVARAAKIDVAKENFGIRPAIVMDPIDRLAYQAIVDSLSLKLGTGLPETVYGWRLPRRDPERGSYSPNRTENEMYRRHISTFGAHDSMSGLKTDIVSFFSNIPIDRLSERIVERAGRSKPADRLIDMLASWDGSPRKGLPQRSAASALLANLYLQPLDDALLEKVRVPTRRRGRTLRDIFHSLMMYERILDGGQSARWMDDIWVFRRDVGELRTMQAQIEGILRDLGLDINIAKTAVLEGEDLRAEILNFAHSAAETSLLGDPKDYQPLRDLIDLLIASPESSNRSTFKFTFRRMREHAVDYRLDDLVEVAHRAPHAADAYARLFRDSETYKDLHGWFVKHWKSSWAVSDWSVASLATMFPVANIRKPMRELLASHISQPGGSLAKTSFAASRLAIKDPENYRAAIRAALKNSDHPLERRVLALAALSCGEERQLVKKALKEFSANQVTLEMLMATNFRTPKMIPDLADR